Proteins from one Salaquimonas pukyongi genomic window:
- a CDS encoding SCO family protein encodes MKNLRYLLWGMVALFAAAAVFVALGTDDENTGIGLGAPFELQTADGKPFTLEDMRGSPHLVFFGFTHCPEICPTTLAEATSWMDMLGEEAKDIRIYFITVDPERDTPQVLANYLSPFSDRVTGLTGSLEEMDKAAKGFHVYYRKVDLDDGGYTMDHTASVYLMKPDGTFMGTIAFSENPDTALDKLRRLLAG; translated from the coding sequence ATGAAGAACCTTCGATATCTGCTTTGGGGCATGGTTGCGCTGTTTGCTGCGGCTGCCGTATTCGTGGCGCTTGGAACCGATGACGAAAACACCGGCATCGGCCTTGGTGCCCCGTTTGAATTACAGACCGCCGATGGCAAGCCGTTTACGCTGGAAGACATGCGCGGCAGCCCGCATCTGGTTTTCTTCGGTTTTACCCACTGCCCCGAGATCTGCCCGACGACCCTGGCCGAAGCCACCAGCTGGATGGATATGCTGGGCGAGGAGGCGAAGGACATCAGGATTTACTTCATCACCGTCGATCCCGAGCGCGACACGCCGCAAGTGCTGGCAAACTATCTCAGCCCGTTCAGCGACCGGGTAACGGGGCTGACCGGCTCGCTTGAAGAGATGGACAAGGCCGCCAAGGGGTTCCACGTCTATTACCGCAAGGTGGACCTTGACGATGGCGGCTACACCATGGACCACACCGCCAGCGTCTATCTGATGAAGCCGGACGGTACCTTCATGGGAACGATTGCCTTCAGCGAAAATCCCGATACAGCCCTCGACAAGCTGCGCCGCCTGCTGGCAGGCTGA
- a CDS encoding exodeoxyribonuclease VII small subunit, which translates to MAEEQKPIGEMAFEEALEELEKIVSSLEGGDVPLDQSIARYERGEALRAHCQKLLAAAEKKVEKIRVGSDGKPAGTEPLDPE; encoded by the coding sequence ATGGCAGAAGAACAAAAGCCCATCGGCGAAATGGCCTTTGAAGAGGCACTGGAAGAACTGGAAAAGATTGTTTCCAGCCTGGAGGGCGGAGACGTGCCGCTTGATCAGTCGATCGCCCGCTATGAGCGTGGTGAAGCCTTGCGCGCCCACTGCCAGAAACTGCTTGCTGCTGCCGAAAAGAAGGTCGAGAAAATCCGGGTCGGCTCCGATGGCAAGCCGGCGGGCACAGAACCGCTCGACCCGGAATAA
- a CDS encoding histone deacetylase family protein, with amino-acid sequence MTTFVYSHPVCLEHVNMPGHPERPDRLRAVEKVLQANIFDALERKEAPQADPAVFELAHPSNYLERIRSLIPETGLAQIDADTSASPKSWEAVLRAVGGALAGVDDVFEERADNVFCAVRPPGHHAEKTTAMGFCLVNTVAVAARYAQEKHGAERVAIVDFDVHHGNGTQDIFYEDGSVLFASTHQMPLYPGTGALNETGAGNIFNAPLRDGDGSEAFKAAFRERVLPAIDGFRPDFVLISAGFDAHYRDPLAGLELTADDFDWATGKLMDLAQKHAQNRLVSLLEGGYDLQGLAESAGAHVNRLMRG; translated from the coding sequence TTGACCACATTTGTCTATTCTCATCCCGTCTGCCTGGAGCACGTCAACATGCCGGGCCATCCGGAGCGGCCAGACCGTTTGCGGGCCGTTGAAAAGGTTCTTCAAGCGAACATTTTCGATGCACTTGAGCGCAAGGAAGCGCCGCAGGCCGATCCGGCAGTTTTCGAACTGGCGCATCCGTCAAACTATCTGGAACGCATTCGCTCGCTCATCCCCGAAACAGGCCTGGCGCAGATTGATGCGGACACCTCTGCCTCGCCCAAAAGCTGGGAAGCGGTCTTGCGGGCTGTCGGCGGTGCCCTGGCAGGGGTTGACGATGTGTTCGAGGAACGGGCCGACAATGTCTTCTGCGCGGTGCGCCCGCCCGGTCATCATGCCGAAAAGACCACCGCTATGGGGTTTTGCCTCGTCAATACGGTTGCTGTCGCCGCCCGGTACGCACAGGAAAAACATGGTGCAGAGCGGGTGGCGATCGTCGATTTCGACGTTCATCACGGAAACGGGACGCAGGACATCTTCTATGAAGATGGCAGCGTGCTGTTTGCCTCCACCCATCAAATGCCACTTTATCCGGGCACCGGCGCGCTCAACGAAACCGGTGCCGGCAACATATTCAATGCGCCCTTGCGCGATGGTGACGGGAGCGAAGCATTCAAGGCGGCGTTTCGCGAAAGGGTGCTGCCGGCAATCGACGGCTTCAGGCCGGATTTCGTCCTGATTTCCGCCGGGTTTGACGCCCATTATCGTGATCCGCTTGCCGGTCTGGAACTGACCGCGGACGATTTCGACTGGGCAACCGGCAAATTGATGGATCTGGCACAGAAACATGCACAAAACCGGCTGGTAAGCCTGCTCGAAGGTGGATACGATCTTCAGGGGCTTGCCGAATCCGCCGGCGCCCATGTAAACCGCCTCATGAGGGGCTGA